CAGGGAGGCGGGTACGCACCCCGACGAGATCAAGTCCCGCGCCGATTATGCGAAGCTGCCCTGCCTGACCAAGGACATCATCAAGCGCAACCGGAATGCGCTGATTTCCTCACGTTTCGATGTCAACGCGCTGCGTGGCAACTCCACAGGTGGCTCGACGGGTGAACCATTGCAGTTCTTCCAGGAGATGGATGTTTACGAGCAGATGTGCGCGAACCTGATGCTCAGCCTGAAGATGGCGGGCTGGCGCGAAGGCGAACGTGTGTTTTCGATCTGGGGGAATCCGAAAGATTTCTCCACAAGGAAGTCTCTGCTTGGAAAAATCAAAGAGAGCTTGGCAACTACCGTCATTCTGAATGCATACAAATACAACGAAGTTATTTTTAATTCGTGGATCGCAGCGATCCAGAGATCCGGAAATGCGTTCATTTACGGATATCCATCAGTCATTTCCGATTTTGCGCATCATATAGTGAATAAAAATGTACGCTTGAATAATGTGAAAGGAATCCAGACTTCTGCCGAGCAATTGCTTGATGATCAAAAAAATATTTTGGAAAAAGCGTTCCAATGCAAAGTATATGACCAGTATGGAAGTAGAGAATGCCCTGGAATAGCCTCTGAATGTGCTCATGGTGGTATGCATCTCCTGACGCATTCGTCATATGTAGAATTTGTCGATGATCCTGAAGCGCCAGGAGAAGCGAAGAAGGTCGTCGTCACGCCATTAAATAGCTATGCGATGCCATTTTTACGTTATGAAATCGGAGATTATGCGCATCCAGTGAATTCTGTCTGTGCATGCGGGAGGGGTTTTCCCCTCATGTGCATGAATATAGGGCGTCTCTACGACCGGTTCGTTTGCGAGGCCGGGCAGATATTGCACGGCACACTGCTGGTCAGGCAGGTGGCCGGCATACGCGGCATCAGGAATTTCCAGTTTCATCAGCGGGATCTCGTGAATATCGACCTGAATATTATCCGCTCGACCACGTTCGATGAGGGCGACAGGGAAAAAATCGAGGCCATCAACGCGAATCTCGCGGCCCTGCCTGTTCCCGGGGTCGCGATCCGGGTGAACTACGTCGAATCATTCCCGCAGACCGTCGGCGGAAAGCACCGCATCTTCATTTCGGACGTGAGGTTGTGATGCATCAAAACATTCCCGTAGTCATGTACCATTCCGTGGGATTACCGAAGAAGGACTGGATGTGGGACTTCTTGACCATACCGTATGGGCTTTTCGAGGATCATATACGCTGTCTTCGGAGCAAGGGTTTCGTTCCGATAGATTTCAAGGAGTATTACGCCCATGTCCGTTTCGGCGCGGAACTCCCGGAGCGTTGCGTCTTCCTTCATTTTGATGACGGCTATCTCGATAATTGGGTTTTCGCGTACCCCATTCTCAGGAAGTACGGATTCAAGGGAACAATCTTCGTCAACCCAGAGTTTGTCGACCCCGCCCTGGATCCGCGCCCGAATCTTGATGACGTCTGGAAAGGCAGGGCTGAAATCGAAGACCTGACACCCCACGGTTTTTTATCCTGGGCCGAGATGCGGGCCATGGAGCAGGAAGGGGTCATGGATATTCAGTCCCATGCCATGACGCACACCTGGTATTTCAGCGGACCTGAGATCGTCGATTTTCGCCATCCCGGGGATTCGTATGTCTGGATGGATTGGAACGAGAACCCGGAAGAGAAGTGGGCGTACCTGAGCGCTGACCCGGCGTCGCGTCCGTCACGGATGGGTAGCCCTGTCTATGCGCACGGAAAGTCTCTGGAGGTCCGGCGGTTCTTCCCGGATGAACGGCTGTCCAGGCATTTGGAGGCACATGTTGAGTCCAGAGGGCCGACATTCTTCGACCGGCCCGATTGGAAATCTGAGCTTCATGCCCTTGCCGGGGAATTCAGGTCCACTAACCGACTGCACGAATCTACCGAATCCGAAGAGGAATATATTCGTCGGATGCACTGGGAGCTGGGCGAGTCCAAAAGGATACTGGAATCTCGCCTCTCCAAGGAGGTGGACCTGCTCTGCTGGCCAGGAGGGGGCTACGACTCTGGGGCGGTGGAGATTTCCAAGCAGTACTATCTTGCCACGACTCTGGCTTCGCGGGAACGCAAGCGGGGAGTTCCACTTATGGACGGAGACCACGTTAGGGTGGAGCGGATCGGGTGTCCGCATGTGGTGCGCAAGGGGCGGGTCGAGTACACGAATGGGAGGTATCTCTATCATTTCATGCGCGAATACCAGGGGAGTGGTTCGAGTCGACTGGTGCGGAAGTTTTTGAAACTTTTCAAACTGATCTGG
This DNA window, taken from Desulfomicrobium sp. ZS1, encodes the following:
- a CDS encoding phenylacetate--CoA ligase family protein; translation: MRSLVRRFAARVQGVRRYAYLREYEALQWLSREELDVDQFGRLRALLRHAFETVPFYREMFREAGTHPDEIKSRADYAKLPCLTKDIIKRNRNALISSRFDVNALRGNSTGGSTGEPLQFFQEMDVYEQMCANLMLSLKMAGWREGERVFSIWGNPKDFSTRKSLLGKIKESLATTVILNAYKYNEVIFNSWIAAIQRSGNAFIYGYPSVISDFAHHIVNKNVRLNNVKGIQTSAEQLLDDQKNILEKAFQCKVYDQYGSRECPGIASECAHGGMHLLTHSSYVEFVDDPEAPGEAKKVVVTPLNSYAMPFLRYEIGDYAHPVNSVCACGRGFPLMCMNIGRLYDRFVCEAGQILHGTLLVRQVAGIRGIRNFQFHQRDLVNIDLNIIRSTTFDEGDREKIEAINANLAALPVPGVAIRVNYVESFPQTVGGKHRIFISDVRL
- a CDS encoding polysaccharide deacetylase family protein is translated as MHQNIPVVMYHSVGLPKKDWMWDFLTIPYGLFEDHIRCLRSKGFVPIDFKEYYAHVRFGAELPERCVFLHFDDGYLDNWVFAYPILRKYGFKGTIFVNPEFVDPALDPRPNLDDVWKGRAEIEDLTPHGFLSWAEMRAMEQEGVMDIQSHAMTHTWYFSGPEIVDFRHPGDSYVWMDWNENPEEKWAYLSADPASRPSRMGSPVYAHGKSLEVRRFFPDERLSRHLEAHVESRGPTFFDRPDWKSELHALAGEFRSTNRLHESTESEEEYIRRMHWELGESKRILESRLSKEVDLLCWPGGGYDSGAVEISKQYYLATTLASRERKRGVPLMDGDHVRVERIGCPHVVRKGRVEYTNGRYLYHFMREYQGSGSSRLVRKFLKLFKLIWGIG